The Vanessa tameamea isolate UH-Manoa-2023 chromosome 8, ilVanTame1 primary haplotype, whole genome shotgun sequence DNA segment ATCAATCTTGGTTGTCCACAATCTATTGCAAAACGTGGTAGATATGGTTCATTTCTTCAAGATGATTGGCAGCTCTTGCATCAAATAGGTAAACTTGTCCTCAgcttaataaacaattaaaaattgcaattaaaaaatgcAGATGtctcattgaaaataaaacttattgagCATTGTTTATGTTACAGTATCAGAAATGTCAAAAGCTGTTTCCATTCCAATTACATGTAAGGTGAGAATTTTTGAAAGTGTTGAAAAATCTGTAAAATATGCATTAATGTTACAAGAAGCTGGTTGCCAATTATTGACAGTCCATGGAAGAACTAGAGAGCAAAAAGGCCCTTTGACAGGTATAGCCAGTTGGCAGCATATTAAAGCTATTAGGTTGGTTTGTGCACTAAAATCGTCAAATATGTTTGATTAAATTAGAGCTTTGATtgtcttataatattttcctaattaatttaaatgatactaGGAATAGTTAAAGTATGCCATgtcatagtattattttaaatattccattgtgaaaaatatttttgttgcatcataaaaacaaaatttgtattttctgagaataaataaaattaatacattttattaaatttttagcaaAGACAATCTTAAGTTATAGGCAGATtactaacataatatgtatagtatagtataatatttatataaatatatagataacaaAAAGTATATCATATTCTTCATAATTTctgacataattaaattttaataatcaggGCTCTACTGTCTTTTACTTTCTCCatattaatgttgtaataatatatatatatatatatacttttaggGAAGCCATATCTATACCCATGTTTGCGAATGGTAATATACAATGTTTACAAGATGCCCAAAGATGCTTGGATTACACAAATGTTGATGGCATTATGAGTGCTGAAGGTAATCTAACAAATCCTGCAATTTTTCAAGGAGTCAATCCAGTTACATGGGAAATGGCATTTGAGTATTTGGATTTAGTAGAGAAGTACCCATGCCCTACATCTTTTATAAGAGGccatttgttcaaaatatttcataaaatgtaagTACATCATATACAAAGTTGAtcaataacaacaaaatataatttaagtattccATCCTTACagttttacatttgaaaaaaataatgaggagAGACAATTACTGGCTACTGCACAAAATTTAGAAGATTTTAAAagtgtttgtattaaaataaaagataaatatttactctATCATCAAGgtgaattaaaatttgataacaaTGAGGGAATAACAAGGATTGCATTTGATTTAATCTTGCCTCCTTGGCTATGTCAACCATATGTAAGAATATCACCAGAGGAACATACTCAAAAGATGGAGAGGCTTAGTAATAAACAGGTAACTGTTTTAAATGCTTCCTTTGAACTTGTAGGTAAACAAGACAAAAAAAGTGGATCTTtacagggatgttatggatataGAGTTGTTGGCATATACACATCcagaaatagataatatttatggaatacatatgtaatgttttcttgtgtttgtttgtttgtttttttaaagcgAAAAGCGTcatataagtatgtaaataaaaggaaaaaaaaaagaataaatatttcagcCATAAAATAGttgaattcattcattcatttcattctaCAAGTTAAGAGGATCTGAAGATCTTGGTATTGTTATAGCTATAGCATAAACCATCATGTGTTCTCTTTCTGGTCTAAAAAGATCATATTTCCATCAAAGTACTTAGTGTCTACTCTTTTATTTACTGTCTCTAAGTATTGAGTTgagtattttacaataaaaacattatgattaatattaccaGTAATTCAGATGTTCTTACCTTGCTCTTAACTTTCATCTTCACTTGAAGATTTGATTGTCATGGCATCAGCATCTAAATTTGTGTCAAGTAATTTATGCAGGAGTTTGACAATtgcaaatttgaatatttacataatccCTGTTCCATATCAATAATCCTTGAATTGgatactttattttacaagCCTAAAAATTAGACcatctattaaaaattataggCTATAAATTGTTGTTGaaagaatattgtttaattttttacattattatttatatataataaaatttaatatttttcgttttctaGAACAATAATAATGGCGAGAAAAGAGCAAGCAATGATATAGATGACGAAAAGATTTCTAGGAAAAAGATGAAAAAATTGAGAAAAATAATGAGAAGACCAGTGAAACCCGATCTCGAGCAACATAATAGAAGAACCATTTCTTCAATTTGTTTCAATAACACTTGTCCTAATCctctcgtaatattttttttattctagacaTTATTATgactatttaagtatttatcaattatttagaaatactaCTCAAATTGCACAACTCAATAACTTcagttataaaaacttttcagttaaatataataattaataaaaagcgtgaaatagaaaatatattttgattttattgaattttcagGGGGGCAAATGTGTTTATCAGTTGtgtaaaaaatgttgtaaaaacaaatgttatgaAGAAGACTTAGATTGCAAAGGGCATAGAATATTGGTACATACGCGACGTGAGATGGCAAAAAAGTTTGCTTTACAGAAAGATAAGGAAGTATGTTGAAGAAGCGCAgagtattttaacatttaaattaatattggtgCCGATTCTATTGTAcacaatcttttatttaaaattttaaaacaggaGTAAAAGTACTGTAGTACTTTGTTATATTGGACTTAAATGGAAATAAGAGACTATGAGAGTGCAATAGAGTCAGCGGCATTACTTTAGCAACCATTGtgacattaaacatttttacatttccaaataattgtttttataattttacgaatCATGTAAACTACTTTAGTacactttttatttagttaaaaattaaatacagctCCATTAATCAATGTTTTCCAATCTTTACCATAATAATATCatcttgtatatataaatactgttcAAGAACTCATGTTTCATTggtcaataataaattttaaactcatCTCAAATTGacaaggttattttaaaataaaatcatgggactttgaaattattgtttttttattacaataacaaccaagaaaaaatatataggtataatattgttttttctgCATATAATAATGTGGAAGTACATCAATATAATTTCCTTGGCTGTATTACGTTTTTTCATATCTTTTTATAAGAAAGTGGTTTATGATACCTAtaggttaaatttaatataattaaacaacatttttgagattcaaaattattcttaactaagtatatatatatgattagttCTAAAGTCAAGCAATACTGAAAATAGTTCAATACATCATTTCAATGATCAGAATGTTGTGATATAATCATATGATCAAGAAGGAATAATCAAAATAcgttaaaataagtatattatagaCAGTAAAATGCTTttgtaaatcttattttttcttttgaacAAAAACTTTTTGACGAGAATATCcagattggtggatacacatgtgtcaactaataattgaatttatattaagtaacattAGACACAAGTGGGTTTCTTCAACATGTTTACCTTCAACGCTAAGtacgagataaataataaacatatattaaattgcaATGTCTGTTAATGTCTTATTTAAGTTTTGACTTATTTTTGGTTTCTTAATGTTTGGAAAAGAATAATTTtgcaaacaataattaaatagtgCAACGCCATAAATCTCCACAGGTTTTATATAACGAGGAAAGAGTATAGGCACCGTGCGTATCGCGATGCGCCTACTGTTGCGCCATCTCGCGGAACAGTGGTGACAATACGTAGACGCCCAGCTAACTGGCACCTTCCCAAATAGTATATGATTCATACGCACTTCGAGGTCATtattaatcgaaaataattaacgttatgACCTCGACGATAATCTAATTGTGGTTTTCAGTCaatctatttacatttttttcgtgCAAAATCGATATCAAAAGGTAAGTAATGTgccaaaaaaaattagaaatccaACCCTTCCAAGTGAATGTGTTGCTgcttattattgaattgaattttaggtaaaaaacTATTCGAAAGCAGGCATGTCTCCAACGTGAGAGAAATTATCGATGTAGATGGTAAACGTATCATCGAGGGAAAAGTTTTACCACAAATTAGGGTAACAAACCCTCCGTACGATGTTACGTTGAAGGTATatgaaaaaattttttttattgtaaattgtattattaagatcTGATGCAAACGACACTAAATCATGAATTTTTACAGTTCTTCTTGACAATTATGTGCATCTGTTTGGCAGCCTACACTTATAGAAGTAGACGTCTCCCCAAATTCTTGCAACCCTGA contains these protein-coding regions:
- the LOC113399866 gene encoding tRNA-dihydrouridine(16/17) synthase [NAD(P)(+)]-like isoform X1; protein product: MASEWFENIGRPRFVVAPMVDASELAWRLLCRRHSATLCYTPMLHSNVFTKDPKYRKENFTSCPEDRPLIVQFCGNNPEIMATAAKFVEKDCDAIDINLGCPQSIAKRGRYGSFLQDDWQLLHQIVSEMSKAVSIPITCKVRIFESVEKSVKYALMLQEAGCQLLTVHGRTREQKGPLTGIASWQHIKAIREAISIPMFANGNIQCLQDAQRCLDYTNVDGIMSAEGNLTNPAIFQGVNPVTWEMAFEYLDLVEKYPCPTSFIRGHLFKIFHKIFTFEKNNEERQLLATAQNLEDFKSVCIKIKDKYLLYHQGELKFDNNEGITRIAFDLILPPWLCQPYVRISPEEHTQKMERLSNKQNNNNGEKRASNDIDDEKISRKKMKKLRKIMRRPVKPDLEQHNRRTISSICFNNTCPNPLGGKCVYQLCKKCCKNKCYEEDLDCKGHRILVHTRREMAKKFALQKDKEVC
- the LOC113399866 gene encoding tRNA-dihydrouridine(16/17) synthase [NAD(P)(+)]-like isoform X2 encodes the protein MATAAKFVEKDCDAIDINLGCPQSIAKRGRYGSFLQDDWQLLHQIVSEMSKAVSIPITCKVRIFESVEKSVKYALMLQEAGCQLLTVHGRTREQKGPLTGIASWQHIKAIREAISIPMFANGNIQCLQDAQRCLDYTNVDGIMSAEGNLTNPAIFQGVNPVTWEMAFEYLDLVEKYPCPTSFIRGHLFKIFHKIFTFEKNNEERQLLATAQNLEDFKSVCIKIKDKYLLYHQGELKFDNNEGITRIAFDLILPPWLCQPYVRISPEEHTQKMERLSNKQNNNNGEKRASNDIDDEKISRKKMKKLRKIMRRPVKPDLEQHNRRTISSICFNNTCPNPLGGKCVYQLCKKCCKNKCYEEDLDCKGHRILVHTRREMAKKFALQKDKEVC